From the Leifsonia sp. AG29 genome, one window contains:
- a CDS encoding cysteine desulfurase codes for MRTETLDPVRLRADFPIFAREVGGHPLTYLDSGATSQKPRSVLDAEREFAERYTSAVHRGAHTIAGEATELFEQARATVAGFVGASPEELVWTSNATEGINLLAYSMSNASLGRGGAAAERFRLGEGDELVVTEAEHHANLIPWQELAARTGATLRVIGLTDDGLLRLDQAAEVIGPRTKVVAFAHVSNVLGAIAPVAELVELAHRNGALVVLDACQSVPHLPVDLPALDVDFAVFSGHKMLGPTGIGALYGRKELLDALPPFLTGGSMITTVTLERAEYLPAPQRFEAGTQRVSQAIGLAAAVDYLDAVGMAAIARHEEELGARMLSGLAGIPGVRVLGPGAGTPRVGLASFVVDGIHAHDVGQFLDDRGIAVRVGHHCAQPVHRRYGATASTRISAYLYNTADEVDRAIEAVADARAFFGVAAGEGTAR; via the coding sequence ATGCGCACCGAAACCCTCGACCCCGTCAGGCTCCGAGCGGACTTCCCGATCTTCGCTCGCGAGGTCGGGGGCCATCCGCTCACTTATCTCGACTCCGGCGCCACCTCGCAGAAGCCGCGTTCCGTGCTGGACGCGGAGCGCGAGTTCGCCGAGCGGTACACCTCGGCGGTGCACCGCGGCGCGCACACGATCGCCGGGGAGGCGACCGAGCTGTTCGAGCAGGCTCGTGCGACGGTGGCGGGGTTCGTCGGCGCCTCCCCAGAGGAGCTCGTGTGGACGTCGAACGCGACCGAGGGCATCAACCTCCTCGCGTACTCGATGTCGAACGCGTCTCTGGGTCGTGGCGGCGCGGCCGCGGAGCGGTTCCGCCTCGGCGAGGGCGACGAGCTCGTGGTGACCGAGGCGGAGCATCACGCCAACCTCATCCCGTGGCAGGAGCTCGCCGCGCGCACCGGGGCGACCCTCCGCGTGATCGGGCTGACCGACGACGGTCTGCTGCGGCTCGACCAGGCGGCCGAGGTCATCGGTCCGCGCACGAAGGTCGTCGCCTTCGCTCACGTCTCGAACGTGCTCGGTGCGATCGCGCCTGTCGCCGAGCTCGTCGAGCTCGCCCACCGCAACGGCGCGCTCGTCGTCCTCGACGCGTGCCAGTCGGTCCCGCACCTCCCTGTCGACCTGCCGGCGCTTGACGTCGACTTCGCGGTCTTCTCGGGCCACAAGATGCTCGGGCCGACCGGCATCGGCGCCCTCTACGGCCGCAAGGAGCTGCTCGACGCTCTGCCGCCGTTCCTCACCGGAGGCTCGATGATCACGACCGTGACGCTGGAGCGCGCCGAGTACCTGCCTGCCCCGCAGCGCTTCGAGGCGGGAACGCAGCGCGTCTCGCAGGCGATCGGGCTCGCCGCGGCGGTGGACTACCTCGACGCGGTGGGCATGGCCGCCATCGCCCGGCACGAGGAGGAGCTCGGCGCGCGGATGCTCTCCGGCCTCGCCGGGATCCCCGGCGTGCGCGTGCTCGGTCCCGGTGCGGGCACTCCGCGAGTCGGCCTGGCGAGCTTCGTGGTCGACGGCATCCACGCGCACGACGTGGGCCAGTTCCTCGACGACCGTGGAATCGCCGTCCGCGTCGGACATCACTGCGCGCAGCCGGTGCACCGGAGGTACGGGGCGACCGCCAGCACGCGCATCAGCGCCTACCTCTACAACACGGCCGACGAGGTCGACCGTGCCATCGAGGCCGTCGCCGACGCCCGCGCCTTCTTCGGAGTCGCGGCGGGGGAGGGGACCGCCCGATGA
- a CDS encoding alpha/beta fold hydrolase, whose translation MAVIRSADGTSIAYEIEGDGPVVVLVDGAMCFRESGPQRPIAAALRDRLRVVLYDRRGRGESGSSDPSAPLQHEIEDLDAVIEAAGGRAALFGMSSGGALALAAAAALGADRVSRVAVYEPPYLPDAMLGSAEAYTRDLSAALAGGDHEAAIELFLRRVGVPEAGIDGMQRSPGWAGTVALAPTLAYDDAAMGDSRVPEDLLAALAVPVLGLAGGASPEFLRFGAEGVAAGAQDGTFELVEGQTHDIDGAALAPHLVRFIAA comes from the coding sequence ATGGCTGTCATCAGATCCGCCGACGGGACGAGCATCGCCTACGAGATCGAGGGCGACGGGCCCGTCGTGGTCCTCGTCGACGGCGCGATGTGCTTCCGCGAGTCCGGACCCCAGCGGCCCATCGCCGCGGCACTGCGCGACCGGCTCCGCGTCGTGCTCTACGACCGGCGGGGCCGGGGTGAGAGCGGGAGCTCGGATCCGTCGGCGCCCCTTCAGCACGAGATCGAGGACCTCGACGCGGTCATCGAGGCCGCAGGCGGCCGCGCCGCACTCTTCGGCATGTCATCGGGAGGCGCCCTCGCGCTCGCCGCGGCGGCCGCGCTCGGAGCCGACCGCGTGTCCCGCGTCGCCGTCTACGAGCCTCCCTATCTGCCCGACGCGATGCTCGGCTCCGCCGAGGCGTACACGCGCGATCTCTCCGCGGCGCTCGCCGGCGGCGATCACGAGGCTGCGATCGAGCTGTTCCTGCGGCGGGTCGGCGTCCCCGAGGCCGGCATCGACGGGATGCAGCGCTCCCCGGGCTGGGCCGGCACGGTGGCGCTCGCCCCGACCCTCGCGTACGACGACGCTGCCATGGGCGACAGCCGTGTGCCGGAGGACCTCCTCGCTGCGCTCGCTGTTCCGGTGCTCGGGCTCGCCGGAGGCGCGAGCCCCGAGTTCCTCCGCTTCGGCGCGGAGGGCGTCGCCGCGGGCGCCCAGGACGGCACGTTCGAGCTCGTCGAGGGCCAGACTCACGACATCGATGGTGCCGCCCTGGCCCCGCACCTCGTCCGCTTCATCGCCGCCTGA
- a CDS encoding S53 family peptidase, with protein sequence MKKRSAILAALGVATALGAGAFSVPLAAPVAHTATVQPMALQAPDSAFTDAASAQGAVSCRRPAPDNRVSTTLHCYGPDQLRAFYGLGPLASSNDGAGQTIVLVDAYGTPTGADDLAFFASTYGGPTPKFDEVYPLGHPDYTNPTGNGVGQSGPNAAAGWAGEASLDIEWAYAMAPKAHIVLLATPPAETQGVQGLPNLMKAIDWAVGAYPSGTVFSMSFGTDEQAFGGAAASQFAKFDQTFQRGLAKGDTFFSSAGDNGSTGVTRSHRQTTVGSTPEVSYPNVSPYVTSVGGTQVMSGWTWDPTQDMPFLASGARNPAYWSWNSGGSTESVWNESFGAIATGGGLSSVYARPSYQDSVSGVVGAKRGVPDVAFNAAVNGGVLTYETYFPSLYGGPRWGVYGGTSAASPQFAAITAIGNQQRAAAGKAPIGFLNPVLYRASFDKSAAFNDIVPHTYGTTPSGVLQNNRIWDIGSDGFVTPDPVPGYPTTTGYDLTTGWGSPKAPGYVSQLVAVP encoded by the coding sequence ATGAAGAAGAGATCCGCAATCCTTGCCGCGCTGGGTGTCGCCACCGCGCTCGGTGCGGGAGCGTTCAGCGTTCCGCTCGCCGCGCCGGTCGCGCACACCGCGACAGTGCAGCCGATGGCCCTGCAAGCACCCGACTCCGCGTTCACCGATGCGGCGAGCGCACAGGGCGCCGTCTCGTGCCGCCGGCCCGCGCCCGACAACCGGGTGTCGACCACGCTCCACTGCTATGGGCCCGACCAACTGCGTGCCTTCTACGGCCTCGGACCGCTCGCCTCGAGCAACGACGGCGCCGGGCAGACGATCGTTCTGGTCGACGCATACGGGACTCCGACCGGGGCTGACGACCTGGCGTTCTTCGCGAGCACCTACGGGGGCCCCACACCGAAGTTCGATGAGGTGTACCCGCTCGGCCACCCCGACTACACCAACCCCACCGGAAACGGTGTCGGCCAGTCGGGGCCGAACGCGGCCGCGGGCTGGGCCGGTGAGGCGAGCCTCGACATCGAGTGGGCCTACGCCATGGCGCCCAAGGCGCACATCGTCTTGCTCGCCACACCTCCGGCCGAGACACAGGGCGTGCAGGGTCTGCCGAACCTGATGAAGGCGATCGACTGGGCCGTTGGGGCCTACCCCTCCGGCACGGTGTTCTCGATGTCGTTCGGCACCGACGAGCAGGCGTTCGGCGGAGCCGCGGCGTCGCAGTTCGCCAAGTTCGACCAGACATTCCAGCGCGGGCTGGCGAAGGGCGACACGTTCTTCTCCTCCGCCGGTGACAACGGCTCGACCGGAGTCACCCGCTCGCACCGGCAGACGACGGTCGGCTCGACCCCCGAGGTGAGCTACCCGAACGTCTCGCCGTACGTGACGTCGGTCGGCGGGACACAGGTGATGTCCGGATGGACGTGGGACCCGACGCAGGACATGCCCTTCCTCGCATCCGGTGCTCGTAACCCCGCCTACTGGTCGTGGAACAGCGGCGGCAGCACGGAGAGCGTCTGGAACGAGAGCTTCGGAGCGATCGCAACGGGTGGTGGCCTGTCGTCCGTCTACGCTCGGCCGTCCTACCAGGACAGCGTGTCGGGCGTGGTCGGCGCCAAGCGCGGCGTGCCTGATGTGGCCTTCAACGCGGCGGTGAACGGCGGCGTGCTCACCTACGAGACGTACTTCCCGTCGCTGTACGGCGGCCCCCGCTGGGGCGTGTACGGGGGCACCTCGGCTGCTTCACCGCAGTTCGCCGCCATCACGGCGATCGGCAATCAGCAGCGCGCGGCCGCTGGCAAGGCACCGATCGGGTTCCTCAACCCGGTGCTCTACCGTGCTTCGTTCGACAAGTCGGCGGCGTTCAACGACATCGTCCCCCACACCTACGGGACGACGCCGAGCGGCGTGCTGCAGAACAACCGCATCTGGGACATCGGATCCGACGGATTCGTGACTCCCGACCCGGTGCCGGGCTACCCGACGACGACCGGTTACGACCTGACGACCGGTTGGGGCAGTCCCAAGGCTCCCGGCTACGTCAGCCAGCTGGTGGCAGTGCCGTAG
- a CDS encoding nuclease-related domain-containing protein, with amino-acid sequence MSSGRMSDREPGAAVIEHVVRLQEATPRRSALARVFGVAPLSDDVRSWYVGALGERAVGAWLSRLPAGWTVFHALPVGAADSDVDHLVVGPGGVFVVNTKHHPGARVSVGERVVFVGGVKHPYLRNSDLEAARVRGILARARIAAPVQAVVAIVGAKELRMRHQPPRATVLRAETLTGWLARRPPAVDPETVARIVGLVDDPATWRPIEPLPDALERFGAIQREVRSARLVRSGWGLAALLAAVAAALPFTIR; translated from the coding sequence GTGAGCAGCGGACGGATGAGCGACCGGGAGCCCGGAGCGGCGGTGATCGAGCACGTCGTGCGATTGCAGGAGGCGACCCCGCGGCGCTCGGCCCTCGCTCGCGTCTTCGGCGTGGCGCCGCTCTCGGACGATGTGCGCTCCTGGTACGTGGGCGCCCTCGGGGAGCGGGCCGTCGGCGCGTGGCTGTCGCGCCTCCCGGCCGGGTGGACGGTCTTCCACGCCCTGCCGGTGGGTGCTGCCGACTCCGACGTCGACCACCTCGTGGTCGGGCCGGGAGGCGTGTTCGTCGTGAACACCAAGCATCACCCCGGAGCGCGGGTCAGCGTGGGCGAGCGGGTGGTCTTCGTCGGCGGTGTGAAGCATCCCTATCTGCGGAACTCCGATCTGGAGGCTGCGCGGGTGCGGGGCATCCTGGCCCGGGCGCGCATCGCCGCACCCGTCCAGGCCGTCGTCGCCATCGTCGGCGCCAAGGAACTGCGGATGCGTCATCAGCCGCCGCGGGCGACGGTCCTGCGCGCCGAGACCCTGACGGGCTGGCTCGCGCGGCGTCCTCCCGCGGTCGATCCGGAGACGGTCGCCCGGATCGTCGGCCTCGTCGACGACCCGGCGACGTGGCGGCCGATCGAGCCGCTCCCGGACGCCCTCGAGCGCTTCGGCGCCATTCAGCGGGAGGTGCGCAGCGCGCGCCTCGTCCGGTCCGGCTGGGGACTGGCCGCGCTCCTCGCCGCCGTGGCCGCCGCGCTCCCGTTCACGATCCGCTGA
- a CDS encoding Dyp-type peroxidase produces the protein MVHTGEESWQRVPIDPQSVAAPLSRAAVFLVVTVKDDPAAVATVKDVLSGMTDLVKTVGFRDLGARLSCNVGIGAAVWPRLTDVAPPRELHPFREVRGAVHTAVSTPGDLLFHIRAERDDFTFELERQLLDLLGDAVEVADETVGFRYFDARDLLGFVDGTANPAGGDMATATIVDDEDPEHAGGSYIVVQKYLHDLATWNRLPVPAQEGVIGRTKVENIELPDADYGQKSHKTLATITDESGVEHEILRDNMPFGRPGHGEFGTYFIGYSRDLWVIERMLERMFVGDPAGSHDRILDFSTATTGSTFFAPTRGFLESLGG, from the coding sequence ATGGTGCACACCGGCGAGGAGTCCTGGCAGCGCGTCCCGATCGACCCTCAGAGCGTGGCGGCACCGCTCTCGCGGGCGGCGGTCTTCCTCGTCGTCACCGTGAAGGACGACCCGGCGGCGGTGGCCACGGTGAAGGACGTCCTCTCCGGGATGACCGACCTGGTCAAGACCGTGGGCTTCCGCGACCTCGGAGCGCGGCTGTCGTGCAACGTGGGCATCGGGGCCGCGGTGTGGCCGCGGCTCACCGACGTCGCACCTCCGCGCGAGCTGCACCCGTTCCGCGAGGTCCGGGGCGCGGTGCACACGGCCGTCTCGACCCCGGGCGACCTGCTGTTCCACATCCGTGCCGAGCGCGACGACTTCACGTTCGAGCTCGAACGCCAGCTTCTCGACCTGCTCGGCGACGCCGTCGAGGTCGCGGACGAGACGGTGGGGTTCCGCTACTTCGACGCCCGCGACCTCCTGGGGTTCGTGGACGGCACCGCCAATCCGGCCGGCGGCGACATGGCCACGGCGACCATCGTGGACGACGAGGACCCGGAGCACGCGGGCGGAAGCTACATCGTCGTGCAGAAGTACCTCCACGATCTCGCCACGTGGAACCGCCTCCCGGTGCCTGCACAGGAGGGCGTCATCGGCCGGACCAAGGTCGAGAACATCGAGCTCCCCGACGCCGACTACGGGCAGAAGTCGCACAAGACCCTGGCCACGATCACCGACGAGTCGGGGGTCGAGCACGAGATCCTGCGGGACAACATGCCGTTCGGGAGGCCGGGCCACGGCGAGTTCGGCACGTACTTCATCGGCTACTCGCGCGACCTCTGGGTGATTGAGCGCATGCTCGAGCGGATGTTCGTGGGTGATCCGGCGGGCAGCCACGATCGCATCCTCGACTTCTCGACGGCGACGACGGGCTCGACCTTCTTCGCGCCCACACGCGGCTTCCTGGAGTCACTCGGCGGCTGA
- a CDS encoding metal-dependent hydrolase gives MSLPSTDTIVTFPDAETASTGTVLLVSALADGRSAVVLDRTAFHPIDPVWPDQPADRGTLTVDGASQPIVDAVVGGTDGEVLYVGDAPVRTGTEGWTFVVCHIVDDAGGIEPGASASVAVDPAYRAALSAGHTACHLASLALNEALSGLWTKEVPVDGRGRPNFDQLAITSSRILENGSIDEYRIGKSLRKKGLAAAELRVRLDDIENEANSRLAEWVATGAAVSILRDGDGLSERRSWRCELPDGAVEIPCGGTHVHALTDFSAVRVALELREADGALELTMRTEASPS, from the coding sequence ATGAGCCTCCCGAGCACCGATACGATCGTCACCTTCCCCGACGCCGAGACGGCGTCCACGGGGACCGTCCTCCTCGTCTCGGCTCTGGCTGACGGCCGCTCGGCCGTCGTGCTCGACCGGACGGCGTTCCACCCGATCGACCCGGTATGGCCGGACCAGCCTGCCGACCGCGGCACGCTGACCGTCGACGGCGCCTCCCAGCCGATCGTCGACGCGGTCGTCGGAGGCACCGACGGGGAGGTCCTCTACGTGGGCGACGCACCCGTCCGCACGGGGACGGAGGGCTGGACCTTCGTCGTCTGCCACATCGTCGACGACGCCGGGGGGATCGAACCGGGCGCATCCGCCTCGGTCGCGGTCGACCCCGCCTACCGTGCCGCTCTTTCCGCGGGTCACACCGCCTGCCATCTCGCGTCCCTCGCGCTCAACGAGGCGCTGTCGGGGCTCTGGACCAAGGAAGTCCCGGTCGACGGACGAGGGCGCCCGAACTTCGACCAGCTGGCGATCACGTCCTCGCGGATCCTGGAGAACGGGTCGATCGACGAGTACCGGATCGGGAAGAGCCTCCGAAAGAAGGGTCTCGCCGCGGCAGAGCTGCGCGTTCGGCTCGACGACATCGAGAACGAGGCGAACAGCCGGCTCGCCGAATGGGTCGCCACCGGCGCGGCGGTGTCGATCCTGCGGGACGGGGACGGGCTCTCCGAACGCCGGAGCTGGCGCTGCGAGCTCCCGGACGGCGCGGTCGAGATCCCGTGCGGCGGCACCCACGTGCACGCGCTCACCGACTTCTCTGCCGTCCGCGTGGCGCTCGAGCTCCGGGAGGCCGACGGCGCGCTCGAGCTGACCATGCGGACGGAGGCGTCTCCCTCATAA
- the sufU gene encoding Fe-S cluster assembly sulfur transfer protein SufU, translating into MSDLQSLYQQVILDHAREKHGFGLTGDETSSSHQYNPTCGDEVTLGVHVSQGRIASLSWEGHGCSISTASASLLSDLVHDADPATVSAAVASFRELMQSKGAQEGDEEVLGDAVALAGVSRYITRIKCAMLPWVALEDALARSGL; encoded by the coding sequence ATGAGCGACCTCCAGAGCCTGTACCAGCAGGTCATCCTCGACCACGCCCGCGAGAAGCACGGCTTCGGCCTGACGGGCGACGAGACCTCGAGCTCCCACCAGTACAACCCCACGTGCGGCGACGAGGTGACGCTGGGCGTCCACGTATCGCAGGGGCGGATCGCCTCCCTGAGCTGGGAGGGGCACGGGTGCTCGATCTCGACCGCGTCGGCGTCCCTCCTCAGCGACCTCGTGCACGACGCCGATCCAGCGACCGTCTCGGCGGCGGTCGCTTCCTTCCGCGAGCTCATGCAGTCGAAGGGCGCTCAGGAGGGGGACGAGGAGGTGCTCGGAGACGCCGTCGCGCTGGCGGGCGTCTCCCGGTACATCACGCGCATCAAGTGCGCGATGCTGCCCTGGGTCGCCCTCGAGGACGCCCTCGCGCGCTCGGGACTCTGA
- a CDS encoding NAD(P)/FAD-dependent oxidoreductase, translating to MAVSESVPVQDGTRFEVIVIGGGPAGLSTALNLARARRRVLVVDANRPRHAATLIARGFLTRDGIAPLELRRMGREEVAAYENAEVVFAQASAVAVEADGFRVRARGVRGGADVDALAQAVVVATGVTETMPAIPSLRAYYGTHLHSCMECDGYEKADEPLALIGETADLAERALLLSQWTDDLVVFTNGVAPVSDDEERALGALGIRVERRPIDDFVGDKGLMTGIRLIDGEVVERVGGFLRPVWTPALSFLDALDLDRDSEGYLVTDSRGRTSVPGVYAAGETTAPGPQQLIVAAGSGAVVAAAVNRDLIGVALEGSVVL from the coding sequence ATGGCCGTGTCCGAGAGCGTTCCCGTCCAGGACGGCACCCGCTTCGAGGTGATCGTCATCGGAGGCGGCCCCGCCGGCCTGTCGACCGCGCTCAACCTGGCTCGCGCCCGGCGCCGGGTGCTCGTCGTCGACGCGAACCGACCGCGCCACGCGGCGACATTGATCGCGCGCGGCTTTCTCACGCGCGACGGCATCGCTCCGCTGGAGCTGCGCCGGATGGGGCGCGAGGAGGTCGCTGCGTACGAGAACGCCGAAGTGGTGTTCGCTCAGGCCTCCGCGGTCGCCGTCGAGGCGGACGGCTTCCGCGTGCGGGCTCGGGGCGTTCGCGGAGGCGCGGACGTCGACGCGCTGGCGCAGGCGGTCGTCGTGGCGACCGGGGTGACCGAGACGATGCCCGCCATCCCGAGCCTGCGCGCCTACTACGGGACGCACCTCCACAGCTGCATGGAGTGCGACGGGTACGAGAAGGCCGACGAACCCCTGGCGCTCATCGGCGAGACCGCCGATCTGGCGGAGCGAGCGCTCCTCCTCAGCCAGTGGACCGACGACCTCGTGGTCTTCACCAACGGCGTGGCCCCGGTCAGCGACGACGAGGAGCGGGCTCTCGGCGCGCTAGGGATCCGGGTGGAACGGCGCCCGATCGACGACTTCGTGGGAGACAAGGGCCTCATGACGGGCATCCGCCTCATCGACGGGGAGGTCGTGGAACGCGTCGGAGGGTTCCTCCGCCCCGTCTGGACACCCGCGCTGTCGTTCCTCGATGCGCTCGACTTGGATCGCGACTCCGAGGGATACCTCGTGACCGACTCGCGGGGCCGAACCTCCGTTCCCGGGGTCTACGCGGCAGGCGAGACGACGGCGCCCGGGCCGCAGCAGCTCATCGTCGCAGCGGGGTCGGGAGCGGTGGTCGCCGCGGCCGTCAACCGCGACCTCATCGGCGTCGCTCTGGAGGGCTCCGTCGTTTTGTGA
- a CDS encoding MBL fold metallo-hydrolase: MRLTKFEHSGLMLDQAGEKLFIDPGSFTSPLTDTAGTVAVVITHEHADHWTPEQLRRVLELSPDARILGPEGVAAAAEGFDVEVVHAGDTVEVGEFTLRFFGGRHAVIHSSIPVVDNVGVLVNDTLYYAGDSFAIPEGVEVDVLAAPAGGPWMKVAEVMDYVLAVKPKRSFTVHEMVLSRAGKDLSNARVQWATEQNGGTFHVLEPADSLDL, translated from the coding sequence ATGAGACTGACGAAGTTCGAGCACTCCGGGTTGATGCTGGATCAGGCCGGCGAGAAGCTGTTCATCGACCCGGGCAGCTTCACCTCCCCGTTGACCGACACCGCCGGCACGGTCGCGGTCGTGATCACCCACGAGCACGCCGACCACTGGACGCCCGAGCAGCTCCGCCGGGTCCTCGAGCTCTCCCCCGACGCCCGGATTCTCGGCCCGGAGGGAGTCGCCGCGGCGGCAGAGGGCTTCGATGTCGAGGTCGTGCACGCGGGCGACACCGTGGAGGTCGGCGAGTTCACCCTCCGCTTCTTCGGCGGCCGGCACGCGGTCATCCACTCGAGCATCCCCGTGGTCGACAACGTGGGCGTGCTCGTCAACGACACCCTCTACTACGCGGGCGACTCGTTCGCGATCCCGGAGGGCGTCGAGGTCGATGTGCTCGCTGCGCCCGCGGGGGGCCCGTGGATGAAGGTCGCCGAGGTGATGGACTACGTGCTGGCCGTGAAGCCGAAGCGCAGCTTCACCGTTCACGAGATGGTGCTCTCGCGGGCCGGCAAGGACCTCTCGAACGCGCGCGTCCAATGGGCGACGGAGCAGAACGGAGGCACGTTCCACGTGCTGGAGCCGGCCGACAGCCTCGACCTGTGA
- a CDS encoding dihydrofolate reductase family protein, which translates to MLQYSMTASADGYINDRTGSIDWTEPTDELFGVHLDRVKRLGGHLIGRRLYQEMLVWETDPSIRSTPAFTEFAEAWTALPKVVFSRGPVELRGNARLATEPLADEIRAMLASTEADVEIGGANLAAQAFTLGLIADIHLFRAPMVLGGGTPFFPPVAAEVPLELLETRTFENGVILEHYRVPSAPAVR; encoded by the coding sequence ATGCTGCAGTATTCGATGACGGCCTCGGCTGACGGCTACATCAACGACCGCACCGGCTCGATCGACTGGACGGAGCCGACCGACGAGCTCTTCGGCGTGCACCTCGACCGGGTGAAGCGGCTCGGCGGGCACCTGATCGGGCGCCGGCTGTATCAGGAGATGCTCGTGTGGGAGACGGATCCCTCCATCCGCTCCACGCCCGCCTTCACCGAGTTCGCGGAGGCGTGGACGGCCCTGCCGAAGGTCGTCTTCAGTCGCGGCCCGGTCGAGCTCCGCGGGAACGCCCGCCTGGCGACGGAGCCGCTCGCCGACGAGATCCGTGCCATGCTCGCCTCCACAGAGGCGGACGTCGAGATCGGAGGTGCGAACCTCGCCGCGCAGGCTTTCACCCTCGGTCTGATCGCGGACATCCACCTCTTCCGGGCACCGATGGTGCTGGGAGGCGGGACCCCCTTCTTTCCGCCCGTCGCGGCCGAGGTCCCGCTGGAACTCCTCGAGACGCGCACGTTCGAGAACGGCGTCATCTTGGAGCACTACCGCGTGCCTTCGGCGCCCGCCGTGCGCTAG
- a CDS encoding cryptochrome/photolyase family protein: MSAEADAPAVVWFRDDLRIADNPALRAAVDSGRPVVCLFVWDDESEGLRPPGGAARWWLHHSLTALAEELEERGARLTIRRGRSEEVLDRLLAETGAGAVFWNRRYGAAERRIDEAIKTAARDRGIEASSFGANLLFEPWTVRTGSGTAFSVYSPFWRACLSLPAPRKPLAAPRTVRGHEERDGLSIPDLDLLPKHPDWAGGLRDAWEPGERAAHHQLRAFLSDDVARYREDRDRPGVDATSRLSPRLRWGELSPHQIWHASSEARDASRAQGITTFLSELGWREFAYHTLFEHPDLATVNIHREYDSFPWPPLRRSALTAWQQGRTGIPLVDAGMRELWTTGIMHNRVRMVVASFLTKNLLIDWRHGEQWFWDTLVDADPASNPFNWQWVAGSGADAAPYFRVFNPELQRDKFDPHGDYVRRWVPEWDSGDYPEPMVDLAETRKAALAAYDEVKRSR; this comes from the coding sequence GTGAGCGCTGAGGCCGACGCGCCCGCCGTCGTCTGGTTCCGCGACGACCTCCGGATCGCCGACAACCCCGCCCTCCGCGCGGCTGTGGACTCCGGCCGCCCTGTCGTCTGCCTCTTCGTCTGGGATGACGAGTCTGAGGGCCTGCGGCCTCCGGGCGGCGCAGCGCGCTGGTGGCTGCATCACAGCCTGACGGCGCTCGCCGAGGAGCTGGAGGAACGGGGAGCGCGGCTGACCATCCGCCGGGGCCGCTCCGAGGAGGTGCTCGACCGCCTCCTCGCCGAGACCGGCGCCGGGGCGGTCTTCTGGAACAGGCGCTACGGCGCCGCGGAACGACGGATCGACGAAGCGATCAAGACAGCCGCACGGGATCGGGGCATCGAGGCATCGAGCTTCGGCGCGAACCTGCTCTTCGAGCCGTGGACCGTGCGGACGGGCAGCGGGACGGCGTTCTCGGTGTATTCGCCCTTCTGGAGAGCGTGTCTGTCCCTCCCCGCACCACGTAAGCCGCTCGCCGCGCCGCGGACCGTGCGCGGCCACGAGGAACGGGACGGCCTCTCGATCCCCGACCTCGACCTGCTGCCGAAGCACCCCGATTGGGCAGGGGGCCTTCGCGACGCCTGGGAGCCGGGCGAGCGAGCAGCCCACCACCAGCTCCGTGCCTTCCTCTCCGATGACGTGGCGCGCTACCGCGAGGATCGGGACCGCCCGGGCGTCGACGCCACCTCGCGGCTGTCGCCACGGCTCCGCTGGGGCGAACTCAGCCCGCACCAGATCTGGCACGCGTCGTCGGAGGCTCGGGACGCCTCGCGCGCCCAGGGCATCACGACCTTCCTGTCGGAGCTCGGCTGGCGCGAGTTCGCCTACCACACGCTGTTCGAGCACCCCGATCTGGCCACGGTGAACATCCATCGCGAATACGACTCCTTCCCCTGGCCGCCGCTGCGCCGGTCGGCGCTCACGGCCTGGCAGCAGGGTCGCACCGGGATCCCCCTCGTGGACGCCGGGATGCGCGAACTGTGGACGACCGGGATCATGCACAACCGCGTGCGCATGGTCGTGGCCTCGTTCCTCACCAAGAACCTCCTCATCGACTGGAGGCACGGCGAGCAGTGGTTCTGGGACACGCTCGTCGACGCCGACCCGGCCAGCAACCCGTTCAACTGGCAGTGGGTGGCGGGCAGCGGCGCCGACGCCGCCCCCTACTTCCGTGTCTTCAATCCGGAGCTCCAGCGGGATAAGTTCGATCCGCACGGCGACTACGTACGCCGCTGGGTGCCGGAATGGGACTCGGGGGACTACCCCGAGCCGATGGTCGACCTGGCCGAGACCCGGAAGGCCGCCCTCGCGGCGTACGACGAGGTCAAGCGCTCGCGTTGA